A window of Plasmodium relictum strain SGS1 genome assembly, organelle: plastid:apicoplast genomic DNA:
TAATGTAATTATTGATAAAATAATTAGTATAAATAAAATATCTTATACAGTTAAAAAAGGTAGAATAAAAAGATATAAAGTTATATTATTAGTAGGTAATAAATTAGGATGGGTTGGTATTGGAGTAGGTAAAAATAATAATATAAATAAAGCTATAATATTAGCTAAAATTAATGCTTTAAATAATATATATTATTTTAAATATTCTATATTAAATATTTATAAATTAAAATATGTTTATATTAGTAGTAATAAATTTTTAGTTAAATTTCAATTTAAAATATATAATTATTTAAATATAAAATTTTTATTATTTAAATATTTATTAGAATGTTTAGGATATTTAAATTGTAAAATTATTATATATTATAATGTTATTTCTAATAAGTATAATTTATTAAATAAATTAATATTCATATTATTTAATTTTTTTAATTAATATTTTAAATGAAATTATGTTTATTGAATAAAAATTTATATGTATATTTATTAAAATATATATATGGATTAAATATTTATACAATTAATATATTATTAAGTATAAATAATGTTAGTATTTTTAATATATATAATAATAAATTTAAAATTAAATTAAGTTTATACAGATTGAATATATATTTATATAAAGTATTGAAATTAAAAAAAAATAATATAATAAAAAATAAAATAAAAAAATTTAATATAAAAAATGAAAAAACGTTCATCAATAAAAAAAATATGTAATAAATGTAAATTAATTAAACGTTTTAAAAAATTACATATTATTTGTATAAATAAAAAACATAAACAAACTCAATGATGATTTTAAATAATAATTATATTATATTTTTATATTTTAAATTAAATTTAAAAAATACATTAGTAACAATTTCAAAATATAAAAAATATAAAAATAAATATATATATATAAAAAATTTAAAAACTATATCTTGTGGTCACTTTAAACAATTTAAAAATAGATTAAAAAATACTATATTAGCAAATAATATTTTAATAATAAATATAATAAAATATTTAATTAATAAAAATTTATTAAATATTAATATTATTTTTAATGGTATTAATTTTTATAGAATACATATATTAAAATTAT
This region includes:
- the RPS11 gene encoding apicoplast ribosomal protein S11, putative, whose translation is MMILNNNYIIFLYFKLNLKNTLVTISKYKKYKNKYIYIKNLKTISCGHFKQFKNRLKNTILANNILIINIIKYLINKNLLNINIIFNGINFYRIHILKLLLNIKYKNKKLNIYKLFDITSIPYNGCKFSKKKY
- the RPS5 gene encoding apicoplast ribosomal protein S5, putative; the encoded protein is MNLSVNKINNYYILYYILVLLKSLFILIYKNKLNKIYIYKIFYVLIIYCKLFYIIKKLNYNNNLNNIIFNIYNINYIYFYIYKYKFLNKVIKNNNIYNVIIDKIISINKISYTVKKGRIKRYKVILLVGNKLGWVGIGVGKNNNINKAIILAKINALNNIYYFKYSILNIYKLKYVYISSNKFLVKFQFKIYNYLNIKFLLFKYLLECLGYLNCKIIIYYNVISNKYNLLNKLIFILFNFFN
- the ORF91 gene encoding hypothetical protein — encoded protein: MKLCLLNKNLYVYLLKYIYGLNIYTINILLSINNVSIFNIYNNKFKIKLSLYRLNIYLYKVLKLKKNNIIKNKIKKFNIKNEKTFINKKNM
- the RPL36 gene encoding apicoplast ribosomal protein L36, putative, producing MKKRSSIKKICNKCKLIKRFKKLHIICINKKHKQTQ